The window GACCCTACTGCATTTTGTTGCTCTGGTGAGTGAAGTTTTCATTCCATGTAAAGCACAAGGCAGATCATTTGGGAGGGAGATTCTGAACCAAGCATTCATAAGCCATTTAGTAGGCATTCATATGCTACTTGAGAGTTTAAATGGGGCAAAATATTACAGAGTAGATAATGGTGAATAATTCACCCGAGAGAAACATGCAACACAGACAGCATGCTAACAACAGACATCACTGCCACATCTTTATACTGCTCAGAACAGAGGAGAACATTTGTTTCAATAAGGTTTCTAAAACATTAAACTGCAGATTATAAaactttttaatgtgtttgttaaatttgttGGCCTAGagtgagctctgtgtgtgcatgattactgtgtgtgttgtgggtccTCAGGAGGCTAAGAAAACAGATGAGCAGCTGCTAAAGTTTCCTGAGAAGCTTCGGCACGTTGAAAGTGCTGCACGGTGAGAATATCCAATAACGGACCCAGATCAGTCAGGTAGTgcacaaaaacagtgaaaatggCTGGAGTCATAACAGTGTGGTCTAATCCAAAAGTGAGGCAATGTTGTATATAGCATATTTTGAGAGCCTGTGTTTTTTGAGGTTATTTTGAGTCGCTGTTGGTCTTGAATTAGACTGTAAGCATTGCTTATGTGTTGGGTATAGGGTGGGTTACCCCCAAACGCCTTGTTGGGTATAGACttacccacaaacacagcctTATGGACTTCATTATTTTccaataatacaataattctAAATAGTTTTCTTGTTTTGAGTTTAAGATTGTGTATCAAGTTCTCTGTAgcatttttgcaaaaatatacataagggggaaaaatatataaataaaattgtttgaaaaagaggtttaaaaaTATAGATTAAGCGTAATTTGTTATAGTAAGATATCTGATATGTAGATATCAGAAATGCTATCAAGCTTGTCATGAATAGTCACTGCTGTCATACAAGTCCTAACTAATGTTCCCACAGGGTGAGTGTGGAAGGTTTGTCTGTGGAGTGGGAGAGTCTGAGCATGAGAATTAAGCATGTGGAACAGAAAACTCAGAGTAATGCAGAGCTACAAGAACAACTCCACATGTtcctacaggtgtgtgtgtgtgtgtgtgtgtgtgtgtgtgtgtgtgtgtgtgtgtgtgttggagagacagtatgtatgtatgtgtacatgcctgtgtgtgtgttggagagacagtatgtatgtatgtgtacatgcctgtgtgtgtgttggagagacagtatgtatgtatgtgtacatgcctgtgtgtgtgttggagagacagtatgtatgtatgtgtacatgcctgtgtgggtgtgtgtgttggagagacagtatgtatgtatgtgtacattcctgtgtgtgtgttggagagacagtatgtatgtatgtgtacatgcctgtgtgtgtgtgtgtgtgtgtgtgtgtgtgtgttggagagacagtatgtatgtatgtgtacgtgtgtgtgtgtgtgttggagagacagtatgtatgtatgtgtacatgcctgtgtgtgtgttggagagacagtatgtatgtatgtgtacattcctgtgtgtgtgttggagagacagtatgtatgtatgtgtacatgcctgtgtgtgtgtgtgtgtgtgtgtgtgtgtgtgttggagagacagtatgtatgtatgtgtacatgcctgtgtgtgtgttggagagacagtatgtatgtatgtgtacatgcctgtgtatgtgtgtgttacagagcaGTTTTGCTCTTCTTGAAGACATTAATAAGAGCAGGACTGAGCTGCAGAAGGAGGGAGATGATCTGATAGATTTCTTCTGTGAAGATAAAGACACATTCAGACTGGACGACTGCTTCCATATCTTCCAACACTTCTGTTCCAAGTTCACAAAAGCtgtacaggtacacacacgtacgcacacgcacgcacgcacacacacgcacgcacacacacacagatacacacacacacacacacacacacacacacacacacacacacacaagatgtaaattattattttttggctTAGAAGTGTCTCTAGAGGGTCTCATGAGCCaatagtgaaagaaagaaactgtaGAAAATACCAGCTGGAGATTTTGTCCTTCTGTGTACTGACACCTGCTGTTGAGGGTTGGGTTTATGTTTCTGCAGATCTTAACCCAGGTCTTCTTCTCATGTTCTTCTGCAGGAGAATATAGAGCGAGAGCGAAGGGAGGCATCTCAGATGAAGCGCATGAAGGAGCTCGAGGAGAAGCGTCGCTCGTGGGCAGACAGGGAGATCGTGTGTGGAGTCTTTGGGTCGAGATGTAGCAGTGAGACTGATGTGCAAGCAGCTCtgaagagggaggggctttTGCAGCTGCTTAGGTCCCACCCACAGAGCCTTCAGAGTCCTTTTACTGTGGGACAGTTTGGTAGCTACCGTTACTCATGGCAACAACCCAGTGAAGGCAGTCCTAACTCTGCTAGGTCAgatccagacacacactccctgacACTTATACAGACAGCTACAGACTCTAATAGTGAGCTGCAGTCTTctgcagctacacacagacacacaagctcTGGCCAGGGGGATATACCTGTGAATAGATACAGACGCACAAGCTCTGGCCAGGGGGATATACCtgtagatgcacacacactggtgccTGCCCTGCAAGCCTTTAACTTCAGTCCTCCACTTGATGGTGACCACGGCTATAGCAATTCCCAGAAATCCAGCCAGGATGCCATCACTCTGATGGATCTGGAAGTAAATAATAAGGTGGGGCCTCAATCTGATAAATGGATGGAGGAAAACAGAAATCCAGCAACTCAACCCACAACTGTGCTAGAGACCCCAGACATAACCTCTCATACAGTGCAGATTGGACTCACAGCACAGATGGGCAAGAGGAGCatgtccctcacacactccgAAGGAGaaaacagtaatgacacagaccTCAAATGCAACAAAGAGCTCAAAGTATTTTTGTCTGAGGGTGATACCTCATCTGCATTCAGTGATCAAGCTGATGTAAAAACCATCAGGGACTATTCAGGGTCCAACAATCAGACATCTGACTCCACGGATCATGCATTAATGTCCAAGAGCAATGAATCTGGTTCCCACGTGAAAATGAACATTGtaaggggagagaaagagacacaagTCCACAGGTCATccagcaaaacaaaatcattCAGAAAAATGACTACCAATCCAGCTGTCTCTTCCTCCAAGAAAACCCCTAACCCTCCTCTTCATCCAAGACTTCCCCATCTCTTAACCCCCACCAGTTCCTCCAAGACGTCTCCATCTCCAAAGCCCACTCATATTCATCCAGTGCGGACTCTCACCCCTTCTGAGATTCAGAGCATGCGGAGAGTCATTCCTCTTGGCCAAACCCCTCGTGCTGCCAGCACAAGATTCCCCAGCCCAGCTGCTCAAAGCACCACCTGCACTGCTCCACCAGTGCAGAGGTCATCCACCCGCACTGCTCCACCAGTGCAGAGGTCATCCACCCAAACTGCCCCACCACCACAGAGGTCATCCACCCACACTGCTTCATCAGCACAGAGGTCATCCACCCGCACTGCTTCATCAGCACAGAGGTCATCCACCCACACTGCTCTACTAGCACAGAGGTCATCCACCCACACTGCTCTACTAGCACAGAGGTCATCcacccacactgctctaccagcACAGACGTCATCTATAAGGAAGTCAGCAGTTCAGCAAAAATCGATGCCCGAGGAGAAGATGTGTCGATCTACAATGCGTGTTCTTGCTCAATCAGGTGGGAAGAGTTCTTGGCCACTCCACCAAAACTCTGCCCAAAAGCACACCCCCAACTTTGCTCGAAACACTGTGGCCTCCTCTACTCGCAGTGCTGTTGCCAGTGGTAACCTGTTGGTCAGCAAAAGTACCATGGCAACCACTCCAATAATGCCTTCACTAAATGGTACTACATCCCTCAGACTATCACAGAGCAGAATGAACCCACAGATCATGTCTGGTAGCAACTCTAACTCTGGTAAAGCAggaagtgtttgtctgtctcctGTTTCTGGCCATATTAGAACGAACCAGAGCAGGCTCTCTCAGAAGTCGCCCTTGTCCCAAGTGCCCCTGAAACCTGCCTGGAAGTAATGGAAGTAGTGCTGGGGCCATTCAGGAGCGTCTGTGGAGACATTTAAGCGATCCAGAATCCGTTGTGTCTGTCTTGCTGATGTGTAATTGCTCAAATCAGAATACACAAAACAGTCACCcatcaatataaatatttactcCTGTATTGTCATGTGGGCAACATAGacaggcttttttttaaaatggacatctcagtgtggcttGAGAAAAGTGGCTGATGTTCCCTTTAGACAGACACAGGACCAATCTGAAATTCTGCGATTCTGGGTGCTACTTCTGCAAGCATGCCAAAttgaccttttatttttattttcgtTAATCTTTTAATACTATACTAGGTATCCATGAACTCAATTTTTCcattaaataaacttttaaaccACAGGAGATCTTTATTTAGTAAAAGCATATAATGTCAAAACCCTTTAATAAATAGCTGACTTCTTCAGAAACCATGAAGTTCATCTGATTTTAGATACACATGGTATTACAGGTGGGATCAGTTGTGAGAATTTTATGGCAAATAACAATTGAGAGgccaaaataaagaaaagcacTAAAACTATTTTCTACAGTTATTATAGGGATAGAATAAATAGAACACAATGTTGAATTGTTACACCATGTACATTTGACAAATGTGACATTGTTATTAATCCATATGAGATGGCATTGACTGCTTTTATTCTTAAAAGGTTAAACAGCGATTCAAGAGGATAGTTTTTGTAAGTGGACTATAAGACAATCAGAATGAAGCCCTTGAATCCTTCTGCAAACCAGGTCTGTTCCCAAGGCAACACACAGTCTTGTTCATTTCCAGCATATTCTTATTTCCTGATTTTCCTCAGACAGTGAAAGTGGAGGAGGAGTGTATTCGTAAAGTTACAGCTTTTGATGTTGGCTTGCATAACCATTTTGCTCAGAagtgttttttctttacaaTTAGGAGTATGTGTACAGTGAGTAAGGGTTTGTGACAGCCTATATAAATGTTCTAGACTTTCTAGATGTATCATTTATTCTCACTAAGATGTCTGTCTTGATATCTTTTAGATTGTGGTTGTTGCCAATATAATCAAAGAAATTACAGTTATTTAAATCCTTCAGAGATCAAATCATTAATGTTACTTTctttaattcaaaatgaaagattgtgattctgatttgatttgaatatttgagACTGATTTAATGAGACTGAATAAAAATTGATGGCTAGTAAATCATGTGCATTGTAAAGGATTAGTAGGTGAAACCCCTACAAGCTCAAATGAGTAGACAATTTAAAACTCAAAGCACTGCTTCTCTCCAGCCTTAGCATTGCTCCCCTTAGCTTTGCATATACGGTAAAAATGGTCTGCGGATCTTATCTTGAAATCAACAGGCATGATCTAAATGTATATGGACAACTTTAGCTTTACTACATTAAGGGTGAAATATCATTGTAATCTTTGTAGTATGAATAACCACTGGACAACAGGGAAGAAGCAATGTGATACATTGGCCAGGTGTGttggagatggtggtgtgtagagTAAGGTGTGTTGGACAGGTGTGTTGGGGTTGGAGTGTGTGGATTAAGGTGTGTtggggatgggggtgtgtggaATATGGTGTGTTGGGGTTGGGCATGTGTGTTGGACAGGTGTGTTGAGGATAGGGGTGTGTGGAATAAGGTGTGTTGGACAGGTGTGTTGAGGATGGGGGTGTGTGGAATAAGGTGTGTTGGACAGGTGTGCTGAggatgggggtgtgtggatTAAGGTGTGTTGGACAGGCGtgttggggatgtgtgtgtgtggattaaggtgtgttgggggtgggtgtgtgtggattaaGGTGTGTTGGTGATAGGGGGATGTGTGGAGTAAGGTGTGTTGGGGTTGGGCGTGTGTGGAGTAAGGTGTGTTGGACAGGTGTGTTGGGGATGGAGCTGTGTGGAGTAAGATGTGTTGGACAggtgggttggggtgtgtggaTTAAGGTGTGTTGGACAGGTGTGTtggggatgggggtgtgtggaATATGGTGTGTTGGGGATAGGGGGATGTGTGGAGTAAGGTGTGTtggggtttgggggtgtgtggatTAAGGCCTGTGACACTCTCTCCGAAAGGTCACTCTGATCCACCTGTAACACTGACATCTCCCAGAAGGAGGAGCTTCTCAAACAGGTGCaagaatcacacacatgcacagacaaatgCAGTCCTGCTGGTGTCTGTAACCCAAACCCTCACCAGGAAACTTACTACCAAATACCTCTCAGGTCTTCCTTGTGCCATAATGAATATGAAGACTCCCAGAACACATACTGCAAAAATACACTCTAGGACTGTctagtacgcacacacacacacacacacacaccttaatcCACACTCCTGCCACTGCCACACCCAGATTGTCCCACTCCATGCAGACTCTCTGACTAATCAGATCACCTTTGCCTGAATGTGCTACACCTGTTCTTTTCAGAGTACGCTCACTCTGTCCTCTTATATCTGTCCCCTGACTTCTTTGTGAAATATTGCCATAATATGACTCATATGGAGTGTATTCCTATCCTGCTGGTCTTCCTGGTTTTTGATCTGTTTCCTTCCCAGACTATGCCTCGATCCTATAGTCTATCAGTACCTTCTGGATTCTTTTTACTGGTTCTGACCCTGAATTTACCCTGAACTCTCTGACTTGTGATCTCCCTGTTACGAACACTGACCCTGCCTTGTCTCAACCAGCTATCCCTGAGTCATAAACAGAGAAGagggttggtgttaggcagggtGTGCTAACTGGTGCTGATGAatagaagatgatgatgaatgtCTCTGAATAGATGAATATCGTGTTCACCTGTCAACTAAGTACAACATTCACATCTCACgcatttgatttaaattatttaaatagttGCTATACATGaatctccctttttctttcttgttgtcTATTATGTTGTATGATATTGTTCAGTGACTTGtttattctaattattatttattgtaatttcatTACATAACAATATATGCATGCAATATAACATGAATCACCTTACTGTGAATAACTGATTTACTGATGGTTCCTCAGCATGTGAAGTGCGGCTACAAGATGAGAACTGcagaattgttttaatttaacagAAAATGCAGATTACAGTTAGATTACAGAGTTCATATAGTTCACACAATTGTGTGGCCTTAATACAACCATTTTAGTACAAATAGTAAGAGAAAGTGTCAAATAAACAgcttaaaatgaataaaaaacagttattacaataatttttattcatatGATTGTGACGGCCCAAGTGGTGCAGGGCCAATGGGATGCACAGACGTCTCTCGACATAgatagacatttattaacacaggaCATGGAGAAACAAACGTTAACGGTCCAGTGAACAATGCACACTAACGCTAACATGtacatgaacatgaatattGACAGACcaagaattacacacacaggggtttaaatacatacatgacATAATGACCCGggttcaggtgtgtgctaacaagtgCGTGGTtacaaaaagacacaaagaacAGTGAatagtgaactcccactgcatgtgatGGACCATACCACGTGATCACTGGGAAGGGGGGGGCGTACCGTGAAAATGGTAATTTAGCTCACTTTCTTAAAAGAAATTCCAGAAATATTGGCAGAGGCTAGCATACTCATATTAGTGGTATTAGATCTCAGTAATATCCAGTTCTCAGTAGTTATTAGTGGTTATTAGATCTCAGTAATAGAACTCAATAACTGATCTCAGTAATTGATCTTGGTAATTGATCTCAGTAATAACCAGTTCTCAAATGCAGTTTTAGTGTCTGCTTACTCACATCAGTTTATTAGACCTGAGTGTAATACTCATGGATTTGGCAGGTGTAGTCTTAGTAGCGTACACAGCGCAGCCTATGGCAATTCAGGATGTCAGCAGGGTCAGGGGTCACCAGGTCAACACGAAACCCTTCAGGCAGCACGACTCTAAGCAGCTGAGCGATGAAGTGGTGAGTGTCGTGGACAGGGACGCTGGCATTTCCGTCCGCCTGCGGGGTGGCGCTGAGTTCCAGGTAACCGTGTCTTGTATGCTGCTCACGTGGAAGCTCCGGTGGGCATGGAACCCACTCCAGACGGAGGTCTGTCTGCTCAGCCTGCGGTGCTGTCAAGACACTGCCCTGTTCATACGAGAATCTGGAACAGAGCAGCTGTATGAGGGTTGGAGATGTGCAGAAGACATTagctgtgtgcacatgcactgtgCATGAGCGCAGCTCATAGTTCTCGGGACCTCGTTTGTAGTTGAAATGCAGAACCCGCGCCACACTGTCCACGTCCACACAGAGCAGGGCACCACTACACCAGCTACTATGAGGCTCCCTGTCCTTCCGCTCCAGTTCCACCAACAGCGGGTGAATCTGGAAGAAGTCGGCTTCTCGGCGCAGCAGCGCTAGCTCGCTGTAGTCCCGCGGCAGGTCCAGGCTGTTGCAGCGCAGGTAGTTCAGGATATAGCGAAACACCTTCCCATCACGGTCGATGAAGACGTTTCCCTGTTTGTCCCGGAGCAGTGGGATCTGGCCAGTGAACATGGCACCGAGCATGGAGTCCCGAcagcgtgtgagtgtgtccaATGTTGTGGTATAAACTTCACCTCCtacgtttacacacacaggatcaCACAACCAGTTACTGTCTGAAGAACTGAGCATCTTTAGAGACCAGCAGGATGGAAAACAGCAGTGTAGCAGTCTGATCTCTGTGTAGCAGTCTGATCAGTGTAGCAGTCTGATCTCTCAGTGTAGAAGTCTGATCTCTCCAACCTGCTGATCTGCCTGTTTACCTCCTTTTCTTACTGAGATAATGGTGTCTTGCCCCAGAGCATAATCTGGGTGGTATGGGtttgtataagtgtgtgtgtgtgtgtgtgtgtgtgagggatgcTCAGTCAGATGACCAGGGTTGTAtaacagtgtttttgttttcttcagacTCAGAGTGCACCATACAGAATGCTAATGAGTATTTGAAGACACTTTGTGCtgcacactgtctgtgtgtgtgtgtgtgtgtgtgtgtgtgtgtgggggtgggtatTTGTACTACAGGCTGTAATTATATGATCACACAgattatgtttaatattgtattttatttaattaagaaCAGATGTAAGAAGTGTATTATTTGTTGAATACCAGGGTTCCTGTGCATTAGTTGAACCTACACAAGAGTTCTTACAAGGAGAAAATACATTATTATGTAAAAGAATAATTATAATGCGAGACTTAGACTGCAGTGTGTACAGAGTAGAAACCACTTAACAAATTACTCTAGATGaggtgaatgagtgaatgaaataaatgatgtgttATGAGATAataactgtgttcatttttgaaCGTTTCATTTGTGTCTTATTATGTGCATTATGTGTTATGAGATAAGTGTATGTGTTCACTGATCAGATGTGATTGCGTGGGATTTGCAGACAAAACGATAGTCACGAGAGCAGTGGTCATCGTTGTATCTGCCGTCTCTGTGGAAGTGAGCACAGTCTTCCCCTCCACCCAAACCATGAGCCTCCCAGTTATCAGGCTGGCCGGGCATCCattcactgctcacacacacacacgcacatgcacacatgcacacacactcacacacacacacacacaaacacacacacacacacacacacacacacacacacacacacacacagtttaatatatacacacacacacacacacacacacagtttaatatacatacacgcacacacacacagtttaatatacacacacacacacacacagtttaatatacatacacacacaaacatgcacacacacacagtttaatatatatatatatatatatatacacacacacacacacacagtttaatacacacacatacacagagttttatatatatatatatatatatatacacacacacacacatatacacacagtttaatatatgcacacacacagtttaatacacacacatgtacacacacacacacaaacacacacacacatacacagagtttaatatatatatatatatacacacacatatacacacacagtttaatacacacacacacagtttaatataaatacacacacacacacacacagtttaatatacatacacacgcacacatgcacacaaacacacacacacacagttttatttatatatatatatatatatatatatatatatatatatatatatatatacacacacacacacacacacacacacacacacacagagtttaatatacatacacacacacacacacagagtttaatacacacacacacacacacacacacacacacagagtttaatatacacacacacacacacacacacacacacacagacagtttaatatacatacacacacacacacacacacacacacacacacacacacacacagagtttaatatacacacacacacacactcaccttttGACCATCACATAGGGTGTTCCATCTAGCCACTCccactgtcctgtcctctcaTCAGTCAGACCCAGCCAGTAGTAGTGAGGAGTAGTACGGCTGATCACAaactcctacacacacgcgcacacacacacacacgcgcacacacacacacacacacacacacacacacacacacacacacacacacacacacacacacacagccagcagtAATAGGGAGTGGTAGAGGTAATTACAAACTCCAGTGCAAAACAAGAGTTTAGTTTGCTAGGCATCTTAAATaggaatttaaaaagaaaatttagTGGTGTAAATGTTAACAACATAACTGAGTGTTTTGATGTGAAATGCATCTTCCTAGAGAAATTTGACAAGACATAATTGTTCACTTTGTTGTAACTATGCGGTACTGCAACTGTATTCTGTAACGCTCTAACcctgtgtgtttatagtgtttggTTACTGTGGTTCTGTGGGACAGTGTTtggttgctgtggttctgaGGGACAGTGTTTGGTTACTGTGGTTCTGTGGGACAGTGTTtggttgctgtggttctgaGGGACAGTGTTtggttgctgtggttctgaGGGACAGTGTTtggttgctgtggttctgaGGGACAATATTTGGTTGCTGTGGTTCTAACCTTCTCTTCTTTGCTCTTGAGGATCAGCAGTTCTGCTCTGGTGCTCTCACATTTATCTCGTGCTTCATTCCATGACATTCCATAATCAGAGAAAAAATAACAGTGGGACGAAAAGAACATCCATTTGACTGGACAACATTGCTCTTGGGtacctacacagacacacacacacacacacacacacacacacacacacatataaatatatacacactctaAGCTACAGTAGGGTTTAGTGTTTGGggaataaattttattttatatttcgacttactgttgtgttttttgagCCTGCACTGCAGCTGAGTAATCTGATCACTGAGAGCTTCTATAGGACTAACCactgtgcgtgcacgcacacacacacgcacacgcacacgcacacgcacacacacacacacacacacacagagacagacacagggtgTATGTAATGACTATGATTAGGGTAAAGTTGTATTTATGTGAACAGGAATATTTTATGATTATGTAAAATTGTTGCTGTGTTGCTACACATATGTGtcttttggggtgtgtgtgtgtgtgtgtggtacaagTTGTAATTTATTGTTCTGTCATATTGTTGGtctgtttttgtattatacacacagacCTTGATGTGTCTCTGTCATTGCAGTgctgtacgtgtgagtgtgtgtgtgtctggtgtgcaCAGATATTAATGTGTCTATGTGACaactatgggtgtgtgtgtgaggtacaCATACGGTCATTAATGTGTCTCTGTTCCGTCTCTAGGTCCTCCTTCATCTCTCTAGACTTCCAGTAAATTTCATGTcctaaaacacactcaaatGTACATATCCAAAAACAATTAACATTCactaatgtgtgcatgtgtgtatatgtatgtgtgtgtgtgtgtgtgctgtgtgtgtgtttctgtgtgtatgtggtgtgtgtgcatgcgcgtacatgtatgtatgtgtgtgtgtgtgtgtgtgtgtgtgtatgtggggtgtgtgtgcgtgcgcatgtttttgtgtgtgtgtgtgtgcgtgtgtatgtggtgtgtgtgcatgcgcgtacatgtatgtgtgggtgtatgtggggtgtgtgtgcgtgcgcacgtttttgtgtgtgtgtgcatgtgtgtgtctgtgcgtgtgtgtgcctgtgtgtgtgtgcgtgtacgtgggtgtgtgcgtgtgtgcatgcgtgtgtgtgtgtgtatgtgtgtgtgtgtgtatgcgtgtgcgtgtgtgtgtatgcgtgtgcgtgtgtgtgtgtgtgtgtgtatgtcgtgtgtgtgtgtgtgtgtgtgtgtgtgtgtgtgtgcgtgcgtgcgtgtctttgtgtgtatgtggtgtgt is drawn from Electrophorus electricus isolate fEleEle1 chromosome 22, fEleEle1.pri, whole genome shotgun sequence and contains these coding sequences:
- the LOC118240671 gene encoding asialoglycoprotein receptor 1-like; the protein is MLQQGGTRTTGQMDIIIIITIIIHTLKMRTKLNTSAADLRLKIMDRLPKPSEEPESVAAILLLALIISISLTKAQVDSKFSTVETEMSNLTLSLQSLTSKIQQLEKQGHEIYWKSREMKEDLETEQRHINDLVSPIEALSDQITQLQCRLKKHNSTQEQCCPVKWMFFSSHCYFFSDYGMSWNEARDKCESTRAELLILKSKEEKEFVISRTTPHYYWLGLTDERTGQWEWLDGTPYVMVKSEWMPGQPDNWEAHGLGGGEDCAHFHRDGRYNDDHCSRDYRFVCKSHAITSDQ
- the LOC113568168 gene encoding FH2 domain-containing protein 1-like, with translation MIVMSSMSLASEEEGGVTDVITPPTLVSEHCPLSAAQPSLLQSPLDTPPSPPPLPVDVGSPVQRKRRVRSFYWKPIPEERVHQHGAPNLWTLGPTAGKQMFHIDIRNLEELFAQRDDRRSHKATSIKGSQACSTLQEPKSEITILDSKRSMNLAIFLKRFKKSHSSIMEDILHGNSAAFGPEALRELYKLLPESVEVEKLHAYGGDPAQLAMVDSFMYHLTLLPSFDLRIEALLLKEEFSPLCSSLKQDICTVRFAARELLSCEELHSVLHLVLEAGNIMNSGGYGGNAAGFKLSSLLSLADTKANKPGMTLLHFVALEAKKTDEQLLKFPEKLRHVESAARVSVEGLSVEWESLSMRIKHVEQKTQSNAELQEQLHMFLQSSFALLEDINKSRTELQKEGDDLIDFFCEDKDTFRLDDCFHIFQHFCSKFTKAVQENIERERREASQMKRMKELEEKRRSWADREIVCGVFGSRCSSETDVQAALKREGLLQLLRSHPQSLQSPFTVGQFGSYRYSWQQPSEGSPNSARSDPDTHSLTLIQTATDSNSELQSSAATHRHTSSGQGDIPVNRYRRTSSGQGDIPVDAHTLVPALQAFNFSPPLDGDHGYSNSQKSSQDAITLMDLEVNNKVGPQSDKWMEENRNPATQPTTVLETPDITSHTVQIGLTAQMGKRSMSLTHSEGENSNDTDLKCNKELKVFLSEGDTSSAFSDQADVKTIRDYSGSNNQTSDSTDHALMSKSNESGSHVKMNIVRGEKETQVHRSSSKTKSFRKMTTNPAVSSSKKTPNPPLHPRLPHLLTPTSSSKTSPSPKPTHIHPVRTLTPSEIQSMRRVIPLGQTPRAASTRFPSPAAQSTTCTAPPVQRSSTRTAPPVQRSSTQTAPPPQRSSTHTASSAQRSSTRTASSAQRSSTHTALLAQRSSTHTALLAQRSSTHTALPAQTSSIRKSAVQQKSMPEEKMCRSTMRVLAQSGGKSSWPLHQNSAQKHTPNFARNTVASSTRSAVASGNLLVSKSTMATTPIMPSLNGTTSLRLSQSRMNPQIMSGSNSNSGKAGSVCLSPVSGHIRTNQSRLSQKSPLSQVPLKPAWK
- the LOC113568169 gene encoding BTB/POZ domain-containing protein KCTD21-like; the encoded protein is MLSSSDSNWLCDPVCVNVGGEVYTTTLDTLTRCRDSMLGAMFTGQIPLLRDKQGNVFIDRDGKVFRYILNYLRCNSLDLPRDYSELALLRREADFFQIHPLLVELERKDREPHSSWCSGALLCVDVDSVARVLHFNYKRGPENYELRSCTVHVHTANVFCTSPTLIQLLCSRFSYEQGSVLTAPQAEQTDLRLEWVPCPPELPREQHTRHGYLELSATPQADGNASVPVHDTHHFIAQLLRVVLPEGFRVDLVTPDPADILNCHRLRCVRY